In the Leptotrichia sp. oral taxon 212 genome, one interval contains:
- the metH gene encoding methionine synthase gives MADCNNSRNDNLNNNYKESYSLLKNDLDNKIVMIDGAMGTMIQQQKLTAEDFGGEKYEGCNDYLVLTKPDVIKNIHKTYLKSGSDIIETNTFGALDIVLKDYNLEDKAFEMNKAAAEIVNKAIKEFKDENPEEKRNLYVAGALGPSNKSISVTGGVTFNELIHSYYTAVSGLLEGGVDIILFETIQDTRNLKAAYLGFQKATSEKYSVPLMLSFTIESTGTTLAGQTADAFYYAVNHMHPLSIGLNCATGPEFMTQFLKTLNNVSDTYISVYPNAGLPNEEGVYEETPDTLAAKIEPFFQGNFLNIVGGCCGTTPQHIEKIKEKSINYKPRSIKEHQETKNAVSGLVTLNPPADRPIYVGERTNVIGSRIFKNLIANEKFDEATEVARLQIKGDADVIDICLANPDRDEISDMKAFLEKVAKFAKVPIMLDSTDINVIKEGLTYLQGKGIINSINLEDGEKKFTDMTELIKKFGASVVVGLIDESGMAVSLERKLEIARRSYKLLTEKYGIDERDIIFDTLVFPVATGDQKYIGSATSTIEAIREIKKEMPNVKTILGVSNISFGLPIAGREVLNSYYMQKAYEAGLDYAIVNTEKLIHMSDISDKEKELSEALLFNTNDDTVAEFVAFYREKKGVEKKADTSNMTPEEQIANLVVEGSKKDLVPLLDKLLEKYAPLEIINGPLMTGMDEVGRLFNKNDLIVAEVLQSAEVMKASVSHLEQFMEKADSATKGTVIMATVKGDVHDIGKNLVGIIIGNNGYNVIDLGINTPAEKIREAIITEKADFVGLSGLLVKSAAEMVNTVAVLRDAGIEIPIFVGGAALTEKFTVNKIEPSYENNIVIYSKDAMTALADLNKMIVPEKFEEFKKYLQTRRDLLLIKDEKALERLNVRQTVGDIKDAEGTFDYSKIKKPEYSFEKIYKPETLNKQIITNINAKDVFKYMNLQMLIGKHLGMKWVISDLLSKKDPKAMKIYNEILDIINHGDEYFDIKAVYKYFPCRKNGEKIEILSDDLSEVLETFEFPRQKWGQYLSLNDYIHPTEIDYIGMFVVSAGEKSRIVSNELISKGEFYRGHLVNSLGLELAESTAEYIHTVMRKDVGIIDKNISMDDILKAKYQGNRYSFGYPACPDLSNQEKLFGLLKPERFGVKLTEGYMMYPEASVSAIVFSQPFCKYFNI, from the coding sequence ATGGCTGATTGCAATAATTCTAGAAATGATAACTTAAATAATAACTATAAGGAATCCTACAGTCTTTTAAAAAATGACCTGGATAATAAAATAGTTATGATTGACGGTGCTATGGGAACAATGATACAGCAGCAGAAACTTACTGCTGAAGACTTTGGTGGAGAAAAATATGAAGGATGTAATGACTATCTTGTACTTACAAAGCCTGACGTTATAAAAAATATACATAAAACTTATCTTAAGTCTGGAAGTGATATCATAGAAACAAACACCTTCGGAGCCCTTGATATAGTTCTTAAGGACTATAATCTGGAAGATAAGGCATTTGAAATGAACAAAGCTGCAGCCGAAATTGTAAATAAGGCAATTAAGGAATTTAAGGATGAAAATCCTGAAGAAAAAAGGAACCTCTATGTGGCAGGAGCATTGGGTCCTTCCAATAAATCAATAAGTGTTACAGGTGGAGTGACATTTAACGAGCTTATACATTCATATTATACTGCTGTTTCAGGATTGCTTGAAGGTGGAGTAGATATAATACTTTTTGAAACAATTCAGGATACACGTAATTTGAAGGCGGCATATTTAGGATTTCAGAAGGCTACATCTGAAAAATATTCTGTTCCGCTTATGCTTTCATTTACTATTGAAAGTACAGGAACTACTCTTGCAGGACAGACTGCTGATGCATTTTACTATGCGGTAAATCATATGCATCCGCTATCAATAGGTCTAAACTGTGCTACAGGACCTGAATTTATGACACAATTTCTGAAAACTCTGAATAACGTTTCAGATACGTATATTTCAGTATATCCAAATGCCGGGCTTCCAAATGAGGAAGGAGTATATGAAGAGACACCTGATACACTTGCAGCAAAGATAGAACCTTTTTTTCAGGGAAATTTTCTGAATATAGTTGGAGGGTGCTGTGGTACTACTCCACAGCATATAGAAAAAATAAAGGAAAAAAGTATAAACTACAAACCAAGATCAATTAAGGAACATCAGGAAACAAAAAATGCAGTCAGCGGACTTGTTACACTGAATCCTCCTGCTGACAGACCTATTTATGTAGGTGAAAGAACAAACGTAATAGGTTCACGTATCTTTAAAAATCTGATTGCAAATGAAAAATTTGATGAGGCAACTGAAGTGGCAAGGCTACAGATAAAAGGAGATGCAGATGTAATTGACATATGTCTTGCAAACCCTGATAGGGATGAAATCAGTGATATGAAAGCATTCCTTGAAAAGGTGGCCAAATTTGCAAAAGTACCTATAATGCTTGATTCTACTGATATAAATGTAATAAAGGAAGGACTTACATATCTTCAGGGAAAGGGAATTATAAACTCCATAAATCTTGAAGACGGAGAAAAGAAATTTACAGACATGACAGAACTGATTAAAAAATTTGGTGCTTCTGTCGTTGTCGGTCTAATAGATGAAAGCGGAATGGCAGTTTCACTGGAAAGAAAACTTGAAATTGCAAGAAGAAGCTATAAACTGCTGACAGAAAAATATGGTATTGATGAGAGGGATATAATTTTTGATACACTTGTATTCCCTGTTGCTACAGGAGATCAGAAATACATTGGTTCAGCCACTTCCACTATTGAAGCAATAAGGGAAATTAAAAAAGAAATGCCTAATGTAAAGACCATACTTGGGGTGAGTAATATTTCATTTGGACTGCCTATTGCAGGAAGAGAAGTTCTGAACAGTTACTATATGCAGAAAGCCTATGAAGCAGGACTTGATTATGCCATTGTAAATACTGAAAAGCTGATTCATATGTCAGATATTTCTGATAAGGAAAAGGAACTCTCTGAAGCACTCCTATTTAATACAAACGATGACACTGTTGCAGAATTTGTTGCATTTTATCGTGAGAAAAAAGGTGTAGAAAAAAAGGCTGATACAAGTAACATGACTCCTGAAGAACAGATTGCAAACCTTGTAGTTGAGGGAAGTAAGAAGGATCTGGTTCCTCTGCTTGATAAACTGCTTGAAAAATATGCTCCACTTGAAATTATAAATGGACCTCTAATGACTGGAATGGATGAAGTTGGAAGACTTTTCAATAAAAATGACCTTATTGTTGCTGAAGTTCTTCAAAGTGCTGAAGTAATGAAGGCTTCCGTCTCACATCTGGAGCAGTTTATGGAAAAAGCTGATTCTGCAACAAAGGGGACTGTCATTATGGCAACTGTTAAGGGAGATGTTCATGATATTGGAAAAAACCTTGTAGGAATAATAATAGGAAATAATGGATACAATGTTATTGACCTTGGAATTAATACCCCTGCAGAAAAAATAAGGGAAGCTATTATAACAGAAAAAGCTGATTTTGTCGGACTTTCAGGACTTCTGGTGAAATCTGCCGCTGAAATGGTAAATACCGTGGCTGTTCTTCGTGATGCAGGGATTGAGATTCCTATATTTGTAGGAGGAGCCGCTCTTACGGAAAAATTTACAGTGAACAAAATAGAACCTTCATATGAAAATAATATTGTCATTTACTCTAAAGATGCCATGACTGCACTGGCTGATCTTAACAAAATGATTGTACCTGAAAAATTTGAGGAATTTAAGAAATATCTTCAGACACGGAGAGACCTTCTGCTTATAAAGGATGAAAAAGCTCTGGAAAGGCTAAATGTCCGTCAGACTGTAGGAGACATCAAGGATGCTGAAGGAACATTTGATTATTCTAAAATAAAGAAACCTGAATATAGCTTTGAAAAAATATATAAGCCTGAAACCCTTAATAAACAGATAATTACAAATATAAATGCAAAAGATGTATTTAAATATATGAATCTGCAGATGCTTATTGGAAAACATCTTGGAATGAAATGGGTTATAAGCGACCTTCTTTCAAAAAAAGATCCTAAAGCCATGAAAATATATAATGAAATTCTTGATATTATAAATCATGGAGATGAATATTTTGATATTAAGGCTGTTTATAAATATTTCCCATGTAGAAAAAATGGGGAAAAAATAGAAATTCTTTCTGATGATTTGTCAGAAGTTCTGGAGACATTTGAATTTCCAAGACAAAAATGGGGACAGTATCTGTCACTTAATGACTATATTCATCCAACTGAAATAGATTATATAGGTATGTTTGTTGTAAGTGCAGGAGAAAAGTCCAGAATTGTTTCAAATGAACTGATAAGTAAAGGAGAATTCTATAGAGGGCATCTTGTAAATTCATTGGGACTTGAACTTGCTGAATCTACAGCCGAATACATTCATACAGTAATGAGAAAGGATGTAGGAATTATAGATAAAAATATAAGTATGGATGACATACTGAAGGCAAAATATCAGGGAAACAGATACTCTTTCGGATATCCTGCCTGCCCCGATCTGTCCAATCAGGAAAAACTATTTGGACTGTTAAAACCTGAAAGGTTTGGTGTTAAACTTACAGAAGGATACATGATGTATCCAGAAGCTTCAGTAAGTGCCATTGTTTTTTCACAGCCTTTCTGTAAATATTTTAATATATAA
- a CDS encoding MliC family protein, translated as MKTSKKMLTVVLGAALIAGLLPVSSYSKPKKGQKSAIQQLQDFFAKEEAAEKEVAVSAATEKKETPANVSGDNTSNNAATSGQEQQTAPEIIKKTFVCGKETITVEYGDGEKAVLTNGKGKTFELVNTKAASGELYSNKEGVSIHMKGNDGVYTSSSKAKDVSCELSK; from the coding sequence ATGAAAACAAGTAAGAAAATGCTAACAGTTGTGCTAGGAGCAGCTTTAATCGCAGGTTTATTACCTGTAAGCAGTTATTCTAAACCTAAGAAAGGACAAAAATCAGCTATTCAGCAATTACAGGATTTTTTTGCAAAAGAAGAAGCTGCTGAAAAAGAAGTTGCAGTTTCTGCTGCAACAGAAAAAAAGGAAACTCCAGCTAATGTTTCCGGTGATAATACTTCTAATAATGCTGCTACTTCAGGACAGGAACAACAAACTGCTCCTGAAATCATTAAAAAGACTTTTGTCTGTGGTAAAGAAACTATTACTGTTGAATATGGTGACGGTGAAAAGGCTGTCTTGACTAATGGAAAAGGTAAAACATTTGAACTGGTTAATACAAAAGCTGCCAGTGGAGAGTTATACAGTAACAAAGAAGGTGTTTCTATTCATATGAAAGGAAACGACGGAGTATATACATCTTCATCTAAAGCTAAAGATGTAAGCTGTGAATTAAGCAAATAA
- a CDS encoding RNA-splicing ligase RtcB produces the protein MKSKINIVNHAINFDYGIINDVYENTHGLYDEVHLMPDTHRGKDVPVGFVAKVDVEKGVIPNIVGVDIGCGMSVYEIPKLDIENIDWKSFYNHINENIPSGPKLQEKTQKFDFSNLIMQKPKEKIDLYSRALGTLGGGNHFIEINSGKNNDYIVVHSGSRKFGLDICKYYNKMLEFDLEAYKNDLKNTVPEERENLKESIKAKYNRTSHILTGEKAQNYLNDMKIAQKFASENRRKMIEKMLEFFGYRFNADNFWESVHNYIDFEDMTVRKGATPARKGQKIIVPINMRDGSIIAMGRGNEEWLQSAPHGAGRVMSRSQAKESISLQDYKNSMEGIKSFTVTENTLDEAPQAYRNIDEIVEATKETMDIIEVVKPIFNFKGLQ, from the coding sequence ATGAAAAGTAAAATTAACATTGTAAATCATGCAATAAATTTTGACTATGGAATAATAAATGATGTTTATGAAAATACACACGGATTGTATGATGAAGTTCATTTAATGCCTGATACTCATAGGGGAAAGGATGTTCCAGTAGGATTTGTTGCAAAAGTGGATGTAGAAAAGGGAGTAATTCCAAATATTGTCGGAGTTGATATAGGATGTGGAATGAGTGTATATGAGATTCCAAAGCTTGATATTGAAAATATTGACTGGAAATCATTTTATAATCATATAAATGAAAATATTCCATCAGGGCCGAAATTACAGGAAAAGACCCAGAAGTTTGATTTCAGTAATTTAATAATGCAAAAACCTAAAGAAAAAATAGATTTATATTCAAGGGCACTTGGAACTTTAGGTGGGGGAAATCATTTTATTGAAATAAATTCAGGTAAGAATAATGACTATATTGTAGTCCATTCAGGATCTAGAAAATTTGGACTGGATATATGTAAATATTATAACAAGATGCTTGAATTTGATTTGGAAGCTTATAAAAATGATTTGAAGAATACTGTTCCCGAAGAAAGGGAAAATCTGAAAGAAAGTATCAAGGCAAAATATAACAGGACATCACATATTCTCACAGGAGAAAAGGCACAGAACTATCTAAATGATATGAAAATAGCTCAAAAATTTGCAAGTGAAAATCGTAGAAAAATGATAGAAAAAATGCTCGAATTTTTTGGATATAGATTTAATGCAGATAATTTTTGGGAATCTGTTCATAATTATATAGATTTTGAAGACATGACAGTCAGAAAAGGTGCAACACCTGCAAGAAAAGGACAGAAAATAATAGTCCCAATAAATATGAGGGATGGTTCCATTATAGCGATGGGAAGAGGTAATGAAGAATGGCTCCAGTCGGCACCTCATGGAGCAGGGCGTGTAATGAGCAGAAGTCAGGCAAAAGAGAGTATTTCCCTGCAGGATTACAAAAACAGCATGGAAGGTATAAAAAGCTTTACCGTCACTGAAAATACTCTGGATGAAGCGCCACAGGCATACAGAAATATTGATGAAATAGTGGAAGCTACAAAAGAAACGATGGATATAATAGAAGTAGTAAAGCCAATATTTAATTTTAAAGGTTTACAATAA
- a CDS encoding DUF2335 domain-containing protein has protein sequence MAKRTRINKKESVKKAEILIQQQEQYSGIIPHPSIIEGYEKNCSGATDRILAMTENQLKSNQELSKLDQENINECRKEALRAEIENVKRGQILGFILILIMLLGGFILVILGKDAGGYASIVASIMLSIGSVIWNNMSKKEQEKEDEDM, from the coding sequence ATGGCAAAGAGAACACGTATAAATAAGAAGGAAAGTGTAAAAAAAGCAGAAATTTTAATACAGCAGCAGGAGCAGTACTCGGGAATAATTCCACATCCCAGTATAATAGAGGGATATGAAAAAAATTGTTCCGGAGCGACTGACAGGATACTTGCTATGACAGAAAATCAGCTGAAATCTAATCAGGAACTATCAAAGTTAGATCAGGAAAATATAAATGAGTGTAGGAAAGAAGCTCTTAGAGCTGAAATAGAAAATGTAAAAAGAGGGCAGATTTTAGGATTTATTTTGATTCTAATTATGCTTTTGGGAGGATTTATTTTAGTAATTCTTGGAAAAGATGCAGGAGGATATGCTTCAATTGTGGCATCTATCATGTTAAGCATAGGAAGTGTTATCTGGAATAACATGAGCAAAAAAGAACAGGAAAAAGAGGATGAGGATATGTAA
- a CDS encoding DUF262 domain-containing protein, protein MAYEKKSIRIIIDNINKRYIYIPAIQRKYIWNDLQITKLMDSIMLGYPIGTFLFWKVKKTIVNQKEYSMYEFIKEYHDRDNNINPPAPKPIIGSDDETIWAVLDGQQRLTSLYIALQGSISRKIPYKKWKNDNAFPKKELYFNLHSKDIDNEDISYEFKFLTLEEVNKNKNNKTWYLVKDILKYSTNEDLEKEVIIPNGWIEDNIAKNNIFLLYRRLVTDEIINYFEVEEDSIDNVLDVFVRVNSGGTVLSKSDLLFSTIVSHWDKARDEIDKLLLEINKKGEGFKFSNDFIIRTCLYLLDESVELKVEIFKKDNILKIKENWGEICKSIKETVDLLNEFGFNSENIISYVAISPMVYYRYKNGNFDSNSKGELRKYIVIAQIRQIFGAASNSALTKIRKRLQDTSVNSFNMANLNNLSFTGDKTFRFTIDEINSLFDTYEKSAYTFMLLSLLYPNLKYSQKGFHQDHMHPYIGFEENKIKDMKLPDGTIIDEETKKDWRRRRNTLANLQLLEGRENGSKNATPLVEWLEKIENSENVKYLPKEISYDFSNFEEFMKKRQELMSNELKRILL, encoded by the coding sequence ATGGCATATGAAAAAAAGAGTATTAGAATAATAATAGATAATATAAATAAAAGATATATCTATATTCCTGCTATTCAGAGGAAATATATTTGGAATGATTTACAAATAACAAAATTAATGGATTCGATAATGCTCGGATATCCAATTGGAACATTTTTGTTTTGGAAAGTAAAAAAGACAATTGTTAATCAAAAAGAATATTCAATGTATGAATTCATAAAAGAATATCATGATAGAGATAATAATATAAATCCACCTGCACCAAAGCCTATTATTGGGAGTGATGATGAAACTATCTGGGCAGTTTTAGATGGACAGCAAAGACTTACTTCATTGTATATAGCATTACAAGGTAGTATAAGTAGAAAAATTCCATATAAAAAATGGAAAAATGATAATGCTTTTCCTAAAAAAGAATTATATTTTAATTTGCATAGTAAAGATATTGATAATGAAGATATTTCTTATGAATTTAAATTTTTAACATTAGAAGAAGTTAATAAAAATAAGAATAACAAGACTTGGTATCTAGTAAAAGATATTCTTAAATATTCAACAAATGAAGATTTGGAGAAAGAAGTTATTATCCCTAATGGTTGGATTGAAGATAATATAGCTAAAAATAATATTTTTTTATTGTATAGAAGGTTAGTTACTGATGAAATAATAAATTATTTTGAAGTTGAGGAAGACTCTATTGACAATGTTTTGGATGTATTTGTAAGAGTTAATTCTGGAGGAACAGTATTATCAAAAAGTGATTTACTATTTTCAACTATTGTTTCTCATTGGGATAAGGCAAGAGATGAAATTGATAAATTACTTTTGGAGATAAATAAAAAAGGAGAAGGATTCAAGTTTTCTAATGATTTCATTATACGTACCTGCTTGTATCTTTTAGACGAGTCTGTGGAATTAAAGGTAGAAATTTTTAAGAAAGATAATATTTTGAAAATAAAAGAAAACTGGGGAGAGATTTGTAAATCAATTAAAGAAACAGTTGATTTATTGAATGAATTTGGATTTAATTCAGAAAATATAATTTCTTATGTTGCTATTTCTCCAATGGTTTATTATAGATACAAAAATGGTAATTTTGATTCAAACAGCAAAGGTGAATTGAGAAAATATATTGTTATTGCGCAAATTAGACAGATTTTTGGTGCTGCATCAAATTCTGCATTGACAAAAATTAGAAAAAGGTTACAAGATACTTCGGTTAACTCATTTAATATGGCAAATCTGAATAATCTTAGCTTTACTGGAGATAAAACTTTTCGATTTACCATAGATGAAATTAATTCCTTGTTTGATACTTATGAAAAAAGTGCTTATACATTTATGCTATTATCTCTTTTGTATCCTAATCTTAAATATAGTCAAAAAGGTTTTCATCAAGATCATATGCATCCCTATATTGGATTTGAAGAAAATAAAATTAAAGACATGAAGTTACCAGATGGAACTATAATTGATGAAGAGACCAAAAAAGATTGGAGAAGAAGACGAAATACTTTAGCAAACTTGCAATTGCTTGAAGGAAGAGAAAATGGAAGTAAGAATGCTACACCACTTGTAGAATGGTTAGAAAAGATAGAAAATAGCGAAAATGTAAAATATCTTCCAAAAGAAATTTCTTATGATTTCTCTAATTTTGAGGAGTTTATGAAAAAACGTCAAGAATTAATGAGTAATGAATTAAAGCGTATATTGCTTTAA
- a CDS encoding YciI family protein, translating to MTYVYLMANKKTLSLEIVKKHVQYLKKLDDSGKLVLCGSFTDHDGGIVILEYKNIEEARAIAESDPFIEKGYKTFELRTLSIANKENNYGLSMD from the coding sequence ATGACTTATGTATATTTAATGGCTAACAAAAAAACATTAAGTTTAGAAATAGTAAAAAAACATGTTCAATATTTAAAAAAATTGGATGATTCAGGTAAACTTGTATTATGTGGGTCATTTACTGACCATGATGGTGGGATTGTAATACTGGAATACAAAAACATAGAAGAAGCAAGAGCGATTGCGGAGTCTGATCCTTTTATAGAAAAAGGATATAAAACTTTTGAGTTGAGAACTTTAAGTATTGCTAATAAGGAGAATAACTATGGACTTTCAATGGATTAG
- a CDS encoding GNAT family N-acetyltransferase — MKEEFQNRGVGKSLINFLMEYSKSNNIQDIFVDTEQIDNEDAIERHLLILKPRYYSILIN, encoded by the coding sequence GTGAAAGAAGAATTTCAAAATAGAGGAGTAGGAAAGAGTTTAATAAATTTCCTGATGGAATACTCCAAGAGTAATAATATTCAAGATATATTTGTTGACACAGAACAGATTGATAACGAGGATGCTATAGAAAGACATCTTTTGATTCTGAAACCAAGGTATTACAGTATACTAATAAATTGA
- the rlmD gene encoding 23S rRNA (uracil(1939)-C(5))-methyltransferase RlmD has protein sequence MEKIDKKTLKKGDLIQLKIENLDTKGRAYGFYDENKIYTNINAAQNQIVEGIFVKRRHKYELIHCKIVDFAGRKNAIYDDEARQNGGCNYQYYTYEEQLEIKAGHIKKELDRVIRNEYIFEEPVKSPKPEKYRNKMEFSFGNAVKDGPIILGLHKQNSFHDIVEVDGLKLMDDNFNQIYIFCNEFCKKTGLDFYHRLDHKGFFRNLVIRKAEFTKQILVNIITTTEIEDTQKREFQEMFKEGLLALNLSDGFKISGILHTFNDNFSDMVISESETILYGERDLTEEIFGLKFKISPYSFFQTNSDGVELLYGKVMEYIDNIDENTKECTIFDLFSGTGTIGQIVSKKAKKVYGIELVEEAVRKANENARLNNIDNAEFIAGDVFEKLDELEEKEIKPDIIILDPPRPGVGEKTIMKLLKYDVSNIIYVSCNPKTLVQDLVTFQENGYEIVKVCPVDMFPVTPHMEVVSMLRKIRDYRG, from the coding sequence ATGGAAAAGATAGATAAAAAAACTTTAAAAAAAGGTGATTTGATACAATTAAAAATTGAAAATCTTGATACAAAAGGCAGAGCATATGGTTTCTACGATGAGAATAAAATATATACAAATATAAATGCTGCACAGAATCAGATTGTTGAAGGGATTTTTGTTAAAAGACGTCATAAATACGAGCTGATACATTGTAAAATAGTTGATTTTGCAGGGAGAAAAAATGCGATTTATGATGATGAAGCTAGACAAAATGGGGGATGCAACTATCAGTACTATACTTATGAAGAACAGCTGGAAATTAAGGCAGGGCATATTAAGAAAGAACTGGACAGAGTTATTAGAAATGAGTATATTTTTGAAGAACCGGTTAAAAGTCCGAAGCCAGAAAAATATAGGAATAAAATGGAATTCAGCTTTGGAAATGCAGTAAAAGACGGTCCTATAATTCTTGGGCTTCATAAGCAGAACAGTTTTCACGATATTGTGGAAGTTGACGGACTTAAGCTGATGGATGATAATTTTAATCAGATATATATTTTCTGTAATGAATTCTGTAAGAAAACAGGTCTTGATTTTTATCACAGGCTTGATCATAAAGGGTTTTTTAGAAATCTGGTAATACGGAAAGCAGAATTTACAAAGCAGATTTTAGTAAATATTATAACGACTACAGAAATTGAGGACACACAGAAGAGGGAATTTCAGGAAATGTTCAAGGAAGGTCTTCTGGCATTAAATTTGAGCGACGGATTTAAAATTTCAGGAATTTTACATACATTTAATGATAATTTCTCAGATATGGTTATTTCTGAGAGTGAAACTATTTTATATGGGGAAAGGGATTTGACGGAAGAAATTTTTGGACTGAAATTTAAAATAAGTCCATACAGCTTTTTTCAGACAAATTCTGATGGAGTGGAACTTCTTTATGGAAAAGTTATGGAGTACATTGATAATATTGATGAGAATACAAAGGAATGTACTATTTTTGATCTGTTCAGCGGAACGGGAACAATAGGTCAGATTGTATCAAAAAAGGCTAAAAAAGTTTATGGGATAGAACTTGTGGAAGAAGCAGTCAGAAAAGCCAATGAAAATGCAAGATTAAACAATATAGATAATGCCGAGTTCATTGCGGGAGATGTATTTGAGAAACTCGATGAGCTGGAAGAAAAGGAAATAAAACCTGATATTATAATTCTTGATCCGCCAAGACCAGGAGTTGGAGAAAAGACTATAATGAAACTTCTGAAATATGATGTTTCAAATATAATTTACGTTTCATGCAATCCAAAAACACTGGTTCAGGATTTGGTAACTTTTCAGGAGAATGGATACGAGATTGTAAAAGTCTGTCCAGTCGATATGTTCCCGGTTACACCACATATGGAAGTAGTGAGTATGTTAAGGAAAATAAGGGATTATAGGGGTTGA
- a CDS encoding pyridoxal phosphate-dependent aminotransferase, with translation MYINKTVKEIQISDIRKIYEKMQTYENTINMSLGEPDIDVPEEVKKAVAHHAVNTRIKYSPVGGMPELRQKIADFYNENFSGKFSADNVLVTVGSTEGLGSVMKAIIADGDEVLMPTPAYVGYGSLIKLTGGTPKYIDLRENEFKLTAEILEKHITPKTKLVILTNPNNPSGTTLPKEEMEKIAALLKDKEIYLLSDEIYASIVFEEYTSFAEYWEKLEKKLIVVSGFSKSHSMTGYRIGYIITNPDLQLQVKKVSQYNVTSTSTLSQYGALVALEKCSDRKEVSEIYRKRVEYFKNELEKMRFKCLEPKGAFYIFAGYENIDRLKNMKSLDFALDLLEKTGLAIVPGSTFQVEGYVRFSIVHDIPVLEEAIGRLKKYMNL, from the coding sequence ATGTATATAAATAAAACAGTAAAAGAAATACAGATTTCAGATATAAGAAAAATATATGAAAAAATGCAGACTTATGAAAATACAATAAATATGTCACTTGGCGAGCCTGATATTGATGTACCGGAAGAAGTAAAGAAAGCTGTTGCACATCACGCAGTAAATACAAGGATAAAATACTCTCCTGTAGGTGGAATGCCTGAATTACGCCAAAAAATAGCTGACTTTTATAATGAAAATTTTAGTGGAAAATTTTCTGCAGATAATGTTCTTGTAACAGTGGGATCTACTGAAGGACTGGGATCAGTAATGAAAGCTATAATTGCTGATGGAGATGAAGTTCTGATGCCTACTCCTGCCTATGTGGGATATGGTTCATTAATAAAGCTGACAGGAGGTACTCCTAAATACATTGACCTGAGGGAAAATGAATTTAAGCTGACAGCAGAAATACTTGAAAAACATATAACACCAAAAACAAAGCTTGTAATTCTGACTAACCCGAACAATCCGTCGGGAACAACTCTGCCAAAGGAAGAAATGGAGAAAATTGCAGCTTTGTTAAAAGATAAAGAAATATATCTTTTAAGTGATGAAATATATGCTTCCATTGTTTTTGAGGAATATACTTCTTTTGCAGAATATTGGGAAAAATTAGAAAAAAAGCTTATAGTAGTGAGCGGATTTTCAAAATCGCATTCAATGACAGGGTACAGAATAGGGTATATAATTACAAATCCTGATTTACAGCTTCAGGTAAAAAAAGTAAGCCAGTATAATGTTACAAGTACTTCTACATTGTCACAATATGGAGCACTGGTGGCTCTTGAAAAATGTTCAGACAGAAAGGAAGTTTCTGAAATATATAGAAAAAGAGTTGAATATTTTAAGAACGAACTTGAAAAAATGAGATTTAAATGTCTTGAACCTAAAGGAGCATTCTATATTTTTGCAGGATATGAGAATATAGACAGGCTTAAAAATATGAAGTCCTTGGATTTTGCACTGGATTTACTTGAAAAAACAGGTCTTGCAATTGTTCCGGGGTCAACATTTCAGGTGGAAGGTTATGTAAGATTTTCCATAGTTCATGACATACCTGTACTGGAAGAGGCAATTGGAAGACTGAAAAAATATATGAATTTATAA